A genomic stretch from Prochlorococcus marinus str. MIT 9312 includes:
- a CDS encoding pyridoxine 5'-phosphate synthase, with protein MATLGVNIDHIANVRQARKTVEPDPVQFAFLAELGGADSITVHLREDRRHIQDRDVFLLKETIKTKLNLEMAATEEMLEIAKKTLPDYVTLVPEKREEVTTEGGLDLKSNAQYLKNFVENLKHSNIEVSAFIDPLGEQINYSKEIGFDFIELHTGKYAELSGSEQYKELQRIIESTHLANDLGLVVNAGHGLNYNNVKKIASINNMNELNIGHSIVARALAIGLEKSVREMKSLITSN; from the coding sequence ATGGCAACTTTAGGAGTAAACATTGATCATATTGCAAATGTAAGGCAAGCAAGGAAAACTGTGGAGCCTGACCCTGTGCAATTTGCTTTTTTAGCTGAATTAGGAGGTGCAGACTCCATAACAGTTCATCTAAGAGAAGATAGAAGACATATACAAGATAGAGACGTATTCCTTCTGAAGGAGACTATAAAAACAAAACTCAATTTAGAGATGGCTGCTACAGAAGAAATGTTAGAAATTGCTAAAAAAACTCTACCCGATTATGTAACACTTGTACCCGAGAAAAGAGAGGAAGTTACTACTGAAGGCGGGTTGGATTTAAAAAGTAATGCGCAATACCTTAAGAATTTTGTTGAAAATTTAAAGCATTCAAATATAGAAGTAAGTGCATTCATTGATCCTCTTGGTGAACAGATAAATTATTCCAAAGAAATAGGGTTTGATTTTATAGAATTACATACTGGAAAATATGCTGAACTATCAGGATCTGAACAGTATAAAGAGCTCCAAAGGATTATAGAGTCTACACATTTAGCAAATGATCTTGGATTAGTTGTTAATGCTGGTCATGGCCTTAACTACAATAATGTTAAAAAAATTGCATCAATTAACAATATGAACGAGTTGAACATAGGTCATAGTATTGTTGCAAGGGCTTTAGCGATAGGATTAGAAAAGTCTGTACGTGAAATGAAGTCCCTTATTACATCAAATTAA
- a CDS encoding MgPME-cyclase complex family protein: MTTYFFVAASEKFLTVEEPIEEILKERMRNYKENNKEIDFWLLKNPSFLQTNQFIDLKAKIPSPPAAILSTDKKFITFLKLRLEFVAVGEFEFPNAEITDPFKVE, encoded by the coding sequence ATGACAACATACTTTTTCGTCGCGGCAAGTGAAAAGTTTTTAACTGTTGAAGAACCAATTGAGGAGATTTTGAAAGAGAGGATGAGGAACTATAAAGAAAATAATAAAGAAATAGATTTTTGGCTTTTAAAAAATCCATCCTTTTTGCAAACCAACCAATTTATTGATCTAAAAGCAAAGATTCCATCACCCCCAGCAGCTATTTTATCGACGGATAAAAAATTTATAACTTTCTTAAAGCTGCGTTTAGAATTTGTTGCTGTTGGGGAATTCGAATTTCCTAATGCAGAAATAACTGATCCATTTAAAGTTGAGTAA
- the grxD gene encoding Grx4 family monothiol glutaredoxin has protein sequence MDNLTKDKIQKLIDSNPVMVFMKGTKLMPQCGFSNNVVQILNSLGIEFGTFDVLSDFEVREGIKKYSDWPTIPQVYLKGEFLGGSDILIEMYNSGALKEKIEIELAS, from the coding sequence ATGGACAACTTAACAAAAGATAAAATACAAAAACTGATTGACTCTAATCCAGTTATGGTATTCATGAAAGGGACTAAATTAATGCCTCAATGCGGTTTCTCCAACAATGTAGTTCAAATACTTAATTCCCTAGGTATTGAATTTGGTACTTTTGATGTTTTAAGCGATTTCGAAGTACGAGAAGGTATTAAAAAATATTCCGATTGGCCAACAATTCCTCAAGTTTATTTAAAAGGAGAATTTCTTGGTGGATCAGACATTCTTATCGAAATGTACAACTCAGGAGCTCTGAAAGAAAAAATAGAAATTGAATTAGCGTCTTAA
- a CDS encoding BolA family protein: MITKKEVINLITKKLPSSQVFVENLKGNDHLQVTVIATQFNGLSLVKQHQLVYSALKEELASEAIHALALKTETPN, encoded by the coding sequence ATGATCACGAAAAAAGAAGTTATTAATTTAATTACAAAGAAATTACCAAGTTCCCAAGTTTTTGTTGAGAACCTTAAGGGAAATGATCATTTGCAGGTAACTGTAATTGCAACTCAATTCAATGGATTATCATTAGTTAAACAACATCAGCTAGTCTATTCTGCATTAAAGGAAGAATTAGCTTCAGAGGCTATCCATGCACTGGCATTAAAAACAGAAACACCTAATTGA
- a CDS encoding lysophospholipid acyltransferase family protein, which produces MFVTQDVVLRFFFRKKKILKNGFSIPMNSSIILAPTHRSRWDGLILTMAMGRRVTKKDCRFMVTKSEMRGIQGWFLKRLGCFSINQFSPSLSALRYAIDLIEKREQLVIFPEGKINKYGKKLILKEGLYRLARLATKKTESIIIIPIGIAYSKISPNFRSEFCLSFGQPIAMNDYLNFTIKEFNKFLNEKMLKEEEIALKNVGR; this is translated from the coding sequence ATGTTCGTTACCCAGGACGTTGTTTTGAGATTCTTTTTTAGAAAAAAGAAAATATTAAAAAATGGTTTTTCGATTCCTATGAATTCCTCTATTATTTTGGCTCCAACCCACAGATCAAGATGGGACGGCTTAATACTCACCATGGCAATGGGTAGAAGGGTAACAAAAAAGGATTGTAGATTTATGGTTACTAAATCTGAAATGAGAGGAATACAAGGTTGGTTTTTAAAAAGACTTGGATGTTTTTCGATAAATCAATTTTCGCCATCTCTCTCAGCGTTAAGATATGCGATTGATCTTATAGAGAAAAGAGAACAACTTGTAATTTTTCCCGAAGGTAAAATCAATAAATATGGGAAAAAATTAATTCTAAAAGAAGGACTATACAGATTAGCTCGATTAGCTACAAAAAAGACAGAATCTATTATTATCATTCCAATCGGAATTGCCTATAGCAAAATATCTCCAAATTTTAGGAGCGAATTTTGTTTATCCTTTGGACAACCAATAGCAATGAATGATTACTTAAACTTTACCATCAAGGAATTTAATAAATTTCTAAATGAGAAAATGCTCAAAGAGGAAGAAATAGCATTAAAAAATGTAGGTAGATGA